The following coding sequences are from one Salvia hispanica cultivar TCC Black 2014 chromosome 3, UniMelb_Shisp_WGS_1.0, whole genome shotgun sequence window:
- the LOC125209354 gene encoding protein NLP7-like isoform X2, with amino-acid sequence MPQHDSSRPPHPPDLLMDLDLDLDASWPLDHIFSAPPFLLSTSDQPCSPLWAFSDDNNTAAAPAFRFSDSSKIFSYSGNPDAATEGAHENNDKKKLPTPLMGLVPIDNPDGSCIIKQRMTQALRYFKDLTEQHVLAQVWAPVKNGSRYVLTTSGQPFVLDPNSNGLHQYRLVSLSYMFSVDGDTDGDLGLPGRVFRQKLPEWTPNVQYYTSKEFPRLSHALNYNVRGTLALPVFEPSGQSCVGVLELIMTSQKINYAPEVDKVCKALEAVNLKSSEILDHQSTQICNEGRQNALAEILEIITVVCETHTLPLAQTWVPCRHRSILANGGGFKKSCSSFDGSCMGQVCMSTTDVAFYVVDANMWGFRDACAEHHLQKGQGVAGRAFESLNSCFCHDITEFCKTEYPLVHYARMFGLKSSFAICLRSNHTGNDDYVLEFFLPSNVESYEDQQTLLNSLLVTVKQHFGSLRVASGKDLDHEWRSIEIIKASMDEKLHMRPDFAATSPPRPPSVQNGQLLMGEFSGVNVKGNASSPTEKQNGASVAEAKDVGKKPERKRGKAEKTISLEVLQQYFAGSLKDAAKSLGVCPTTMKRICRQHGISRWPSRKINKVNRSLSKLKRVIESVQGGEGTFSLTSLATSSIPVTEEKKEVATKSHGADEQQAEASNHFVGERSTKYEKLSPNGGGIVAGEGSHRSRTGSGSREESTGTPTSQGSCQGSPCLRNETQNDPVVSPMDQHRMKLGGSDEGVCQPTREINLSSAFPIPGNFIPPPDGTFGAMLVEDAGSSHDLRNLCPAGEPLFEEHVTEYSWTRPTLPDPMPKDCMVTPADERMPRFSARPEVKTITIKATYREDIIRFRLAIDSGIVKLKEEVAKRFKLELGTFDIKYLDDDHEWVLIACDADLLECFDVSGSSGGNIIRLLVHDIMANLGSSCESSGE; translated from the exons ATGCCCCAACATGACTCCTCCCGCCCTCCTCACCCGCCGGACCTCCTTATGGATCTCGATCTCGATCTCGACGCCTCCTGGCCCTTGGATCACATCTTCTCCGCCCCTCCCTTCCTCCTCTCCACCTCCGACCAGCCCTGCTCCCCTCTCTGGGCCTTTTCCGATGATAATAACACCGCCGCTGCTCCCGCTTTTCGCTTCTCCGACTCCTCCAAGATCTTCTCCT ATTCTGGTAATCCTGATGCAGCAACCGAAGGTGCACATGAAAATAATGACAAGAAAAAGCTGCCTACTCCATTGATGGGGTTGGTGCCTATTGACAATCCAGATGGATCTTGCATAATAAAGCAAAGGATGACTCAGGCTCTTCGCTATTTCAAGGATTTGACCGAGCAGCATGTTTTGGCTCAGGTTTGGGCGCCAGTCAAGAATGGTAGCCGATATGTTCTAACTACTTCAGGCCAACCTTTTGTACTTGACCCCAATAGTAATGGACTCCATCAGTATAGATTGGTTTCTCTGTCGTATATGTTCTCAGTGGACGGAGATACTGATGGGGACCTCGGACTTCCAGGACGCGTGTTTCGGCAAAAGTTGCCGGAATGGACACCAAATGTCCAGTATTATACCAGCAAAGAATTTCCTCGCCTTAGCCATGCTTTAAATTACAATGTCAGAGGAACTTTAGCTTTGCCTGTATTTGAGCCTTCTGGGCAGTCTTGTGTTGGTGTTCTAGAACTTATAATGACATCCCAGAAGATTAACTATGCTCCAGAGGTAGATAAAGTCTGCAAGGCACTTGAG GCAGTAAATCTGAAAAGCTCAGAGATATTGGATCATCAAAGTACACAG ATATGTAATGAAGGTCGCCAGAATGCATTGGCAGAAATACTGGAGATAATTACAGTGGTATGTGAAACTCACACACTACCGCTAGCTCAGACTTGGGTTCCATGCAGGCATCGCAGCATACTAGCAAATGGTGGTGGGTTTAAGAAAAGCTGCAGTAGCTTTGATGGGAGCTGCATGGGACAGGTTTGCATGTCAACAACTGATGTAGCATTCTATGTGGTGGACGCGAACATGTGGGGTTTCCGAGACGCCTGTGCTGAGCATCACTTGCAAAAGGGGCAGGGTGTTGCTGGGAGGGCATTTGAATCCCttaattcatgtttttgtCATGATATTACGGAGTTTTGCAAGACCGAGTACCCACTAGTTCATTATGCGCGCATGTTTGGGTTGAAAAGTAGTTTTGCAATTTGTTTACGAAGTAATCATACTGGAAATGACGACTATGTTCTAGAATTTTTCCTTCCCAGTAATGTTGAAAGCTATGAGGACCAGCAGACCTTGTTGAACTCCCTTTTAGTGACAGTGAAACAGCACTTTGGAAGCCTAAGGGTTGCTTCAGGAAAGGACCTTGACCATGAGTGGAGGTCCATTGAGATCATCAAGGCTTCCATGGATGAAAAGCTTCATATGAGGCCTGATTTTGCAGCTACATCACCACCTAGGCCTCCTTCTGTACAGAACGGGCAGTTATTGATGGGTGAATTTAGTGGTGTAAATGTTAAAGGGAATGCAAGTAGCCCTACTGAAAAACAGAATGGTGCATCTGTTGCTGAAGCAAAAGATGTAGGCAAGAAGCCTGAGAGAAAGCGGGGTAAGGCAGAGAAAACAATTAGCTTAGAAGTTCTGCAGCAATATTTTGCTGGTAGTCTTAAGGATGCAGCGAAGAGTCTTGGTG TTTGCCCTACTACAATGAAGCGTATTTGTAGGCAGCATGGAATCTCTCGCTGGCCTTCCCGCAAGATAAATAAGGTTAATCGTTCTCTTTCAAAGCTAAAGCGTGTAATTGAATCTGTACAAGGTGGTGAAGGAACGTTCAGTTTGACTTCTTTGGCTACAAGTTCTATTCCTGTTACG gaagagaagaaagagGTTGCTACTAAGTCCCATGGAGCTGATGAACAACAGGCAGAGGCCTCAAATCATTTTGTTGGAGAAAGGAGCACAAAATATGAGAAACTCTCTCCTAATGGAGGCGGGATTGTGGCAGGTGAGGGCTCGCACCGATCAAGAACTGGGAGTGGATCGAGAGAAGAGAGCACGGGTACACCTACTTCCCAAGGTTCATGTCAAGGTAGCCCTTGTCTCAGAAATGAGACCCAAAATGATCCAGTAGTTTCACCTATGGATCAGCACCGCATGAAACTAGGAGGCTCAGATGAAGGGGTGTGTCAACCAACAAGAGAAATTAATCTATCTTCCGCATTCCCAATCCCGGGTAATTTTATACCGCCACCCGATGGGACATTTGGAGCAATGCTGGTTGAGGATGCGGGAAGTTCACATGATCTGCGGAATTTGTGCCCAGCTGGTGAACCGCTATTTGAAGAGCACGTCACAGAGTACAGTTGGACAAGACCAACTCTTCCCGATCCCATGCCCAAGGACTGCATGGTCACTCCAGCCGACGAACGCATGCCACGGTTTTCTGCAAGGCCAGAAGTGAAAACAATCACCATAAAAGCCACATACAGAGAAGACATCATCAGGTTCCGCCTTGCAATAGATTCCGGTATTGTCAAGTTAAAAGAAGAAGTGGCGAAGAGATTCAAGTTAGAGCTGGGCActtttgatataaaatatctTGATGACGATCACGAATGGGTCCTAATTGCATGCGACGCCGATTTGCTGGAATGCTTCGATGTATCAGGATCATCTGGTGGCAATATTATCAGGCTATTGGTGCATGACATTATGGCCAATCTTGGGAGCTCTTGTGAAAGCTCAGGTGAATGA
- the LOC125209354 gene encoding protein NLP7-like isoform X3, translating into MPQHDSSRPPHPPDLLMDLDLDLDASWPLDHIFSAPPFLLSTSDQPCSPLWAFSDDNNTAAAPAFRFSDSSKIFSYSGNPDAATEGAHENNDKKKLPTPLMGLVPIDNPDGSCIIKQRMTQALRYFKDLTEQHVLAQVWAPVKNGSRYVLTTSGQPFVLDPNSNGLHQYRLVSLSYMFSVDGDTDGDLGLPGRVFRQKLPEWTPNVQYYTSKEFPRLSHALNYNVRGTLALPVFEPSGQSCVGVLELIMTSQKINYAPEVDKVCKALEAVNLKSSEILDHQSTQICNEGRQNALAEILEIITVVCETHTLPLAQTWVPCRHRSILANGGGFKKSCSSFDGSCMGQVCMSTTDVAFYVVDANMWGFRDACAEHHLQKGQGVAGRAFESLNSCFCHDITEFCKTEYPLVHYARMFGLKSSFAICLRSNHTGNDDYVLEFFLPSNVESYEDQQTLLNSLLVTVKQHFGSLRVASGKDLDHEWRSIEIIKASMDEKLHMRPDFAATSPPRPPSVQNGQLLMGEFSGVNVKGNASSPTEKQNGASVAEAKDVGKKPERKRGKAEKTISLEVLQQYFAGSLKDAAKSLGVCPTTMKRICRQHGISRWPSRKINKEEKKEVATKSHGADEQQAEASNHFVGERSTKYEKLSPNGGGIVAGEGSHRSRTGSGSREESTGTPTSQGSCQGSPCLRNETQNDPVVSPMDQHRMKLGGSDEGVCQPTREINLSSAFPIPGNFIPPPDGTFGAMLVEDAGSSHDLRNLCPAGEPLFEEHVTEYSWTRPTLPDPMPKDCMVTPADERMPRFSARPEVKTITIKATYREDIIRFRLAIDSGIVKLKEEVAKRFKLELGTFDIKYLDDDHEWVLIACDADLLECFDVSGSSGGNIIRLLVHDIMANLGSSCESSGE; encoded by the exons ATGCCCCAACATGACTCCTCCCGCCCTCCTCACCCGCCGGACCTCCTTATGGATCTCGATCTCGATCTCGACGCCTCCTGGCCCTTGGATCACATCTTCTCCGCCCCTCCCTTCCTCCTCTCCACCTCCGACCAGCCCTGCTCCCCTCTCTGGGCCTTTTCCGATGATAATAACACCGCCGCTGCTCCCGCTTTTCGCTTCTCCGACTCCTCCAAGATCTTCTCCT ATTCTGGTAATCCTGATGCAGCAACCGAAGGTGCACATGAAAATAATGACAAGAAAAAGCTGCCTACTCCATTGATGGGGTTGGTGCCTATTGACAATCCAGATGGATCTTGCATAATAAAGCAAAGGATGACTCAGGCTCTTCGCTATTTCAAGGATTTGACCGAGCAGCATGTTTTGGCTCAGGTTTGGGCGCCAGTCAAGAATGGTAGCCGATATGTTCTAACTACTTCAGGCCAACCTTTTGTACTTGACCCCAATAGTAATGGACTCCATCAGTATAGATTGGTTTCTCTGTCGTATATGTTCTCAGTGGACGGAGATACTGATGGGGACCTCGGACTTCCAGGACGCGTGTTTCGGCAAAAGTTGCCGGAATGGACACCAAATGTCCAGTATTATACCAGCAAAGAATTTCCTCGCCTTAGCCATGCTTTAAATTACAATGTCAGAGGAACTTTAGCTTTGCCTGTATTTGAGCCTTCTGGGCAGTCTTGTGTTGGTGTTCTAGAACTTATAATGACATCCCAGAAGATTAACTATGCTCCAGAGGTAGATAAAGTCTGCAAGGCACTTGAG GCAGTAAATCTGAAAAGCTCAGAGATATTGGATCATCAAAGTACACAG ATATGTAATGAAGGTCGCCAGAATGCATTGGCAGAAATACTGGAGATAATTACAGTGGTATGTGAAACTCACACACTACCGCTAGCTCAGACTTGGGTTCCATGCAGGCATCGCAGCATACTAGCAAATGGTGGTGGGTTTAAGAAAAGCTGCAGTAGCTTTGATGGGAGCTGCATGGGACAGGTTTGCATGTCAACAACTGATGTAGCATTCTATGTGGTGGACGCGAACATGTGGGGTTTCCGAGACGCCTGTGCTGAGCATCACTTGCAAAAGGGGCAGGGTGTTGCTGGGAGGGCATTTGAATCCCttaattcatgtttttgtCATGATATTACGGAGTTTTGCAAGACCGAGTACCCACTAGTTCATTATGCGCGCATGTTTGGGTTGAAAAGTAGTTTTGCAATTTGTTTACGAAGTAATCATACTGGAAATGACGACTATGTTCTAGAATTTTTCCTTCCCAGTAATGTTGAAAGCTATGAGGACCAGCAGACCTTGTTGAACTCCCTTTTAGTGACAGTGAAACAGCACTTTGGAAGCCTAAGGGTTGCTTCAGGAAAGGACCTTGACCATGAGTGGAGGTCCATTGAGATCATCAAGGCTTCCATGGATGAAAAGCTTCATATGAGGCCTGATTTTGCAGCTACATCACCACCTAGGCCTCCTTCTGTACAGAACGGGCAGTTATTGATGGGTGAATTTAGTGGTGTAAATGTTAAAGGGAATGCAAGTAGCCCTACTGAAAAACAGAATGGTGCATCTGTTGCTGAAGCAAAAGATGTAGGCAAGAAGCCTGAGAGAAAGCGGGGTAAGGCAGAGAAAACAATTAGCTTAGAAGTTCTGCAGCAATATTTTGCTGGTAGTCTTAAGGATGCAGCGAAGAGTCTTGGTG TTTGCCCTACTACAATGAAGCGTATTTGTAGGCAGCATGGAATCTCTCGCTGGCCTTCCCGCAAGATAAATAAG gaagagaagaaagagGTTGCTACTAAGTCCCATGGAGCTGATGAACAACAGGCAGAGGCCTCAAATCATTTTGTTGGAGAAAGGAGCACAAAATATGAGAAACTCTCTCCTAATGGAGGCGGGATTGTGGCAGGTGAGGGCTCGCACCGATCAAGAACTGGGAGTGGATCGAGAGAAGAGAGCACGGGTACACCTACTTCCCAAGGTTCATGTCAAGGTAGCCCTTGTCTCAGAAATGAGACCCAAAATGATCCAGTAGTTTCACCTATGGATCAGCACCGCATGAAACTAGGAGGCTCAGATGAAGGGGTGTGTCAACCAACAAGAGAAATTAATCTATCTTCCGCATTCCCAATCCCGGGTAATTTTATACCGCCACCCGATGGGACATTTGGAGCAATGCTGGTTGAGGATGCGGGAAGTTCACATGATCTGCGGAATTTGTGCCCAGCTGGTGAACCGCTATTTGAAGAGCACGTCACAGAGTACAGTTGGACAAGACCAACTCTTCCCGATCCCATGCCCAAGGACTGCATGGTCACTCCAGCCGACGAACGCATGCCACGGTTTTCTGCAAGGCCAGAAGTGAAAACAATCACCATAAAAGCCACATACAGAGAAGACATCATCAGGTTCCGCCTTGCAATAGATTCCGGTATTGTCAAGTTAAAAGAAGAAGTGGCGAAGAGATTCAAGTTAGAGCTGGGCActtttgatataaaatatctTGATGACGATCACGAATGGGTCCTAATTGCATGCGACGCCGATTTGCTGGAATGCTTCGATGTATCAGGATCATCTGGTGGCAATATTATCAGGCTATTGGTGCATGACATTATGGCCAATCTTGGGAGCTCTTGTGAAAGCTCAGGTGAATGA
- the LOC125209354 gene encoding protein NLP6-like isoform X1 has translation MPQHDSSRPPHPPDLLMDLDLDLDASWPLDHIFSAPPFLLSTSDQPCSPLWAFSDDNNTAAAPAFRFSDSSKIFSYSGNPDAATEGAHENNDKKKLPTPLMGLVPIDNPDGSCIIKQRMTQALRYFKDLTEQHVLAQVWAPVKNGSRYVLTTSGQPFVLDPNSNGLHQYRLVSLSYMFSVDGDTDGDLGLPGRVFRQKLPEWTPNVQYYTSKEFPRLSHALNYNVRGTLALPVFEPSGQSCVGVLELIMTSQKINYAPEVDKVCKALEAVNLKSSEILDHQSTQICNEGRQNALAEILEIITVVCETHTLPLAQTWVPCRHRSILANGGGFKKSCSSFDGSCMGQVCMSTTDVAFYVVDANMWGFRDACAEHHLQKGQGVAGRAFESLNSCFCHDITEFCKTEYPLVHYARMFGLKSSFAICLRSNHTGNDDYVLEFFLPSNVESYEDQQTLLNSLLVTVKQHFGSLRVASGKDLDHEWRSIEIIKASMDEKLHMRPDFAATSPPRPPSVQNGQLLMGEFSGVNVKGNASSPTEKQNGASVAEAKDVGKKPERKRGKAEKTISLEVLQQYFAGSLKDAAKSLGVCPTTMKRICRQHGISRWPSRKINKVNRSLSKLKRVIESVQGGEGTFSLTSLATSSIPVTVGPISWAPNMNGTNQQSSPGSGPCEFQEEKKEVATKSHGADEQQAEASNHFVGERSTKYEKLSPNGGGIVAGEGSHRSRTGSGSREESTGTPTSQGSCQGSPCLRNETQNDPVVSPMDQHRMKLGGSDEGVCQPTREINLSSAFPIPGNFIPPPDGTFGAMLVEDAGSSHDLRNLCPAGEPLFEEHVTEYSWTRPTLPDPMPKDCMVTPADERMPRFSARPEVKTITIKATYREDIIRFRLAIDSGIVKLKEEVAKRFKLELGTFDIKYLDDDHEWVLIACDADLLECFDVSGSSGGNIIRLLVHDIMANLGSSCESSGE, from the exons ATGCCCCAACATGACTCCTCCCGCCCTCCTCACCCGCCGGACCTCCTTATGGATCTCGATCTCGATCTCGACGCCTCCTGGCCCTTGGATCACATCTTCTCCGCCCCTCCCTTCCTCCTCTCCACCTCCGACCAGCCCTGCTCCCCTCTCTGGGCCTTTTCCGATGATAATAACACCGCCGCTGCTCCCGCTTTTCGCTTCTCCGACTCCTCCAAGATCTTCTCCT ATTCTGGTAATCCTGATGCAGCAACCGAAGGTGCACATGAAAATAATGACAAGAAAAAGCTGCCTACTCCATTGATGGGGTTGGTGCCTATTGACAATCCAGATGGATCTTGCATAATAAAGCAAAGGATGACTCAGGCTCTTCGCTATTTCAAGGATTTGACCGAGCAGCATGTTTTGGCTCAGGTTTGGGCGCCAGTCAAGAATGGTAGCCGATATGTTCTAACTACTTCAGGCCAACCTTTTGTACTTGACCCCAATAGTAATGGACTCCATCAGTATAGATTGGTTTCTCTGTCGTATATGTTCTCAGTGGACGGAGATACTGATGGGGACCTCGGACTTCCAGGACGCGTGTTTCGGCAAAAGTTGCCGGAATGGACACCAAATGTCCAGTATTATACCAGCAAAGAATTTCCTCGCCTTAGCCATGCTTTAAATTACAATGTCAGAGGAACTTTAGCTTTGCCTGTATTTGAGCCTTCTGGGCAGTCTTGTGTTGGTGTTCTAGAACTTATAATGACATCCCAGAAGATTAACTATGCTCCAGAGGTAGATAAAGTCTGCAAGGCACTTGAG GCAGTAAATCTGAAAAGCTCAGAGATATTGGATCATCAAAGTACACAG ATATGTAATGAAGGTCGCCAGAATGCATTGGCAGAAATACTGGAGATAATTACAGTGGTATGTGAAACTCACACACTACCGCTAGCTCAGACTTGGGTTCCATGCAGGCATCGCAGCATACTAGCAAATGGTGGTGGGTTTAAGAAAAGCTGCAGTAGCTTTGATGGGAGCTGCATGGGACAGGTTTGCATGTCAACAACTGATGTAGCATTCTATGTGGTGGACGCGAACATGTGGGGTTTCCGAGACGCCTGTGCTGAGCATCACTTGCAAAAGGGGCAGGGTGTTGCTGGGAGGGCATTTGAATCCCttaattcatgtttttgtCATGATATTACGGAGTTTTGCAAGACCGAGTACCCACTAGTTCATTATGCGCGCATGTTTGGGTTGAAAAGTAGTTTTGCAATTTGTTTACGAAGTAATCATACTGGAAATGACGACTATGTTCTAGAATTTTTCCTTCCCAGTAATGTTGAAAGCTATGAGGACCAGCAGACCTTGTTGAACTCCCTTTTAGTGACAGTGAAACAGCACTTTGGAAGCCTAAGGGTTGCTTCAGGAAAGGACCTTGACCATGAGTGGAGGTCCATTGAGATCATCAAGGCTTCCATGGATGAAAAGCTTCATATGAGGCCTGATTTTGCAGCTACATCACCACCTAGGCCTCCTTCTGTACAGAACGGGCAGTTATTGATGGGTGAATTTAGTGGTGTAAATGTTAAAGGGAATGCAAGTAGCCCTACTGAAAAACAGAATGGTGCATCTGTTGCTGAAGCAAAAGATGTAGGCAAGAAGCCTGAGAGAAAGCGGGGTAAGGCAGAGAAAACAATTAGCTTAGAAGTTCTGCAGCAATATTTTGCTGGTAGTCTTAAGGATGCAGCGAAGAGTCTTGGTG TTTGCCCTACTACAATGAAGCGTATTTGTAGGCAGCATGGAATCTCTCGCTGGCCTTCCCGCAAGATAAATAAGGTTAATCGTTCTCTTTCAAAGCTAAAGCGTGTAATTGAATCTGTACAAGGTGGTGAAGGAACGTTCAGTTTGACTTCTTTGGCTACAAGTTCTATTCCTGTTACGGTTGGTCCAATTTCTTGGGCACCTAATATGAATGGAACCAACCAGCAAAGCTCACCTGGCTCTGGACCATGTGAATTTCaggaagagaagaaagagGTTGCTACTAAGTCCCATGGAGCTGATGAACAACAGGCAGAGGCCTCAAATCATTTTGTTGGAGAAAGGAGCACAAAATATGAGAAACTCTCTCCTAATGGAGGCGGGATTGTGGCAGGTGAGGGCTCGCACCGATCAAGAACTGGGAGTGGATCGAGAGAAGAGAGCACGGGTACACCTACTTCCCAAGGTTCATGTCAAGGTAGCCCTTGTCTCAGAAATGAGACCCAAAATGATCCAGTAGTTTCACCTATGGATCAGCACCGCATGAAACTAGGAGGCTCAGATGAAGGGGTGTGTCAACCAACAAGAGAAATTAATCTATCTTCCGCATTCCCAATCCCGGGTAATTTTATACCGCCACCCGATGGGACATTTGGAGCAATGCTGGTTGAGGATGCGGGAAGTTCACATGATCTGCGGAATTTGTGCCCAGCTGGTGAACCGCTATTTGAAGAGCACGTCACAGAGTACAGTTGGACAAGACCAACTCTTCCCGATCCCATGCCCAAGGACTGCATGGTCACTCCAGCCGACGAACGCATGCCACGGTTTTCTGCAAGGCCAGAAGTGAAAACAATCACCATAAAAGCCACATACAGAGAAGACATCATCAGGTTCCGCCTTGCAATAGATTCCGGTATTGTCAAGTTAAAAGAAGAAGTGGCGAAGAGATTCAAGTTAGAGCTGGGCActtttgatataaaatatctTGATGACGATCACGAATGGGTCCTAATTGCATGCGACGCCGATTTGCTGGAATGCTTCGATGTATCAGGATCATCTGGTGGCAATATTATCAGGCTATTGGTGCATGACATTATGGCCAATCTTGGGAGCTCTTGTGAAAGCTCAGGTGAATGA
- the LOC125216649 gene encoding uncharacterized protein LOC125216649, producing MRKRTATAWGVAILCFVVLMLVTPAIPQSQEYHNFADQREFLGIPNFLNVISNFPFLVVGVVGLVLCYYGNYFKLSLPGELFGWTFFFAGVAAVGFGSSYYHLEPNDARLVWDRLPMTVAFTSIIAIFIIERVDARKGTFSIIPLTLAGVVSILYWRFFDDLRPYAVIQFVPCIAIPVMAILLPPMYTHSTYWLWAAGFYILAKIEEAADVPIYNVTFHIMSGHTLKHLCAALVPVFLTLMLAKREVAEERVSLLQMWKVSWTKVKLNNANVETISCEYSVAPGDEGGTR from the exons ATGAGGAAACGGACGGCGACAGCATGGGGTGTCGCAATCCTTTGTTTCGTGGTACTAATGTTAGTGACTCCAGCAATTCCGCAATCTCAAGAATACCACAATTTCGCCGATCAGCGTGAATTCTTAg GAATTCCTAATTTCTTGAACGTGATATCAAACTTCCCCTTCCTCGTAGTTGGCGTAGTTGGCCTTGTACTTTGCTATTACGGGAACTACTTTAAGCTAAG CTTGCCAGGTGAGCTTTTTGGCTGGACATTCTTCTTCGCAGGTGTGGCGGCtgttggttttggttcttCTTACTATCACCTGGAACCTAATGATGCCCGCCTTGTGTGGGATCGCTTACCA ATGACTGTGGCGTTTACATCTATCATTGCTATATTCATCATTGAGAGAGTGGATGCACGTAAGGGAACCTTTTCTATTATACCTCTAACCTTGGCGGGTGTAGTCAGCATTTTATATTGGAG GTTCTTCGACGACCTCCGTCCATATGCTGTGATCCAGTTTGTTCCATGCATTGCTATCCCAGTAATGGCTATACTACTACCTCCCATGTACACACATTCCACATATTGGTTATGGGCAGCAG GGTTCTATATCTTAGCCAAAATTGAGGAGGCAGCTGATGTACCTATTTATAATGTTACCTTCCACATTATGAGTGGGCACACACTTAAGCATTTATGTGCTGCTCTTGTCCCTGTATTCTTGACTCTTATGCTTGCAAAGAGGGAGGTTGCTGAAGAAAg GGTCAGCTTACTTCAGATGTGGAAAGTATCATGGACAAAGGTTAAGTTGAACAATGCCAATGTGGAGACTATCTCATGCGAATACTCTGTCGCACCAGGGGATGAGGGAGGAACGAGATAA